The Watersipora subatra chromosome 1, tzWatSuba1.1, whole genome shotgun sequence genome has a window encoding:
- the LOC137398551 gene encoding neutral amino acid transporter 9-like, which translates to MVERVSESSPLLSSSLTSSSSSTNLNRSGSRRPFVHTSINHDSYNEDSIRNAAVVSRYKYYCRLAAHPDNPMAIPDHVLPAELWTHVPVTSEGKQGSLVTIFSIWNTMMGTSLLSMPWAIEQAGFALGVFLLILMALLTLYTSYRVMNSVDTIASKAGQVLEFSDVCKEYLGRIGEISSVMFSFVALLGAAAVYWVLMSNFLYNIVCFIYAETKESIPSSRYNSSNSYHDPYINCTDENFLSGDDFSEISSLHSWNWEDLHNGTSVAPPNPSDVTFHNVWDLQKTVPFFLLVILVPLINFKSPTFLTKFNALGTISVVYLLGFVSYKTALWGFHMDFTQVPGYYARLSFPALTGVASLAFFIHSCILSIVRNQAKPEQNARDLTIAFICVTVTYCFAGGMFYAAWPMINKGCIDQNFLNNFLPGDTLAFVARIFLFVQMTTVYPLILYIMRVQVMHVIFGSIWPSWKHVAALNIGIVGICLIFARFLPKIGSIIRYTGAFCGLAYAFFLPATTYMLSEKNKGQLTRTKIVLHSVLIIAALANFIAQFLTSE; encoded by the exons atgGTTGAGAGAGTCAGCGAATCTTCACCCCTTTTATCATCCTCTTTGACATCATCATCTTCTTCCACTAACCTTAATCGGAGTGGTTCTAG GAGACCCTTTGTGCACACATCCATCAACCATGATTCATACAATGAGGACAGCATTAGAAATGCTGCTGTGGTCAGCAGATACAAGTACTATTGCAGGCTGGCAGCACATCCGGACAATCCTATG GCTATTCCTGATCACGTTCTTCCTGCGGAGTTGTGGACACATGTGCCAGTTACATCAGAGGGAAAGCAGGGCAGCCTTGTCACTAT TTTCAGCATATGGAACACTATGATGGGAACCTCATTGCTTAGCATGCCTTGGGCCATTGAACAAGCTGGTTTTGCCCTCGGAGTTTTTCTATTGATTCTGATGGCCTTGCTAACCCTCTACACTTCCTATAGAGTGATGAATTCTGTGGACACTATAG CTAGCAAAGCTGGTCAAGTGTTGGAATTCTCTGATGTCTGTAAAGAATATCTGGGACGGATTGGTGAAATATCATCAGTAATGTTCTCATTTGTGGCATTGCTAGGTGCTGCAGCAGTTTACTGGGTGCTCATGTCTAACTTCCTCTATAATATAGTCTGCTTCATATATG CTGAAACCAAGGAAAGTATTCCAAGCTCACGGTATAACAGCAGCAACTCTTATCATGATC CTTATATAAATTGCACTGACGAAAACTTCCTATCAGGTGATGACTTTAGTGAAATCTCAAGCCTGCATTCTTGGAACTGGGAGGATTTGCATAATGGGACGAGCGTAGCTCCACCCAATCCTTCCGACGTAACCTTCCATAATGTTTGGGATCTACAAAAAACTGTTCCCTTCTTTCTTCTTGTAATTCTCGTGCCCCTTATCAACTTCAAGTCTCCAACCTTCCTCACCAAGTTCAATGCTTTAG GAACTATATCAGTTGTGTATCTGCTTGGGTTCGTCTCTTACAAAACTGCCCTCTGGGGATTTCACATGGACTTCACTCAAGTGCCAGGATATT ACGCCCGCCTCTCATTTCCTGCCTTGACAGGGGTGGCCTCACTCGCTTTCTTCATACACAGCTGCATACTCTCCATAGTGAGGAACCAGGCAAAGCCAGAACAGAAT gCTCGAGATCTGACAATTGCCTTCATATGtgtaacagtaacatactgTTTTGCTGGCGGCATGTTCTACGCCGCTTGGCCTATGATTAATAAAGGTTGCATTGACCAG AACTTTTTGAACAACTTCCTGCCAGGAGACACACTCGCGTTTGTAGCCAGGATCTTCCTGTTCGTTCAGATGACCACAGTCTATCCTCTTATCCTATACATCATGAGGGTGCAAGTCATGCATGTTATATTCGGTTCCATCTGGCCCAG CTGGAAGCATGTTGCGGCATTGAATATTGGTATTGTTGGTATCTGCCTCATCTTTGCTAGGTTTCTCCCTAAAATAGGATCCATCATAAG ATACACTGGTGCTTTCTGTGGACTAGCTTACGCCTTCTTTCTGCCCGCCACAACTTACATGTTATCAGAGAAAAACAAAGGTCAGCTGACTCGCACTAAAATAGTTTTACACTCGGTGCTGATAATTGCTGCACTGGCAAACTTCATAGCCCAATTCTTAACTAGTGAGTAG